A genome region from Anastrepha ludens isolate Willacy chromosome 3, idAnaLude1.1, whole genome shotgun sequence includes the following:
- the LOC128857833 gene encoding brain tumor protein isoform X1, with protein sequence MASLEEQPISTITAISTFDPATTNTSTDITSTTSNNSSGTAVANSLVGNSLVSSLEPDFGITACAEKQLLTPIVNNLSAGGNNTGASNINTNATSTGVAVDSIVEKLVSSLTLDMDNEPIGSGNTTLSREFNGNGVVASDHKSVSSRSSSLAGTMFSEVFENKGSDLESGSLEDSCGSLGADGMDKNCKICSSRLVSPRVLSCLHVFCESCLLKLLTDESNGNSSSASSTTSTAGELMPPLKSVIECPTCKQVTMIGSKGIESLTCDYILTNILDLSTIESEQLSCTSCKSKEKAISRCSECANFLCSGCDNAHKYMRCFENHEVVKLEDLQKATADKPLTIHKPLFCNVHTAENLKYYCFNCQIPVCNDCLIADHKGSEHHYDLIAMAEKSVRVDVENLMKEAKSKVQYCDAAASNLSSALTELQSQHDSARARIEETYQNYKKILEKCRDQSLTELGKLHSERELKIMDLLQNIENTSGKIDSTCKFTMRVLEQANGAEFLSMKMLISTQFINLISSTPKCDINYSLTFDTKTEKFEQVAQETFGKFRTESTPPSPKESTPPPTLPGMPPTMMSSRNGGMNTCGSQGQLAGGSSVTASSPISLPTSMQSSFDGDFSVLGNGFLMPNVMAPDSPPHQPPTLHHQISQQQQLPLPPPSQPPVHGVNGVRGFEGGVNCVNAVGMSGSGIANGLNALSGGHGPIHGHNQGQGHGHGHGHNAGGSNPLSGPGNNLNVGLNSNTLGNGINASLNQGLNGLNGGTSGMNGGLNGNLNAGLNGPANGVGVGGGAPPPSAYNSILEYNLSRLASLTEATPDVALNDALVGPGAGAGGHHQAVVPASSSQNQQISLADILSGDQRAFNNLQALAKMGLNNNVDFHTDMNQLLSSGASPGIDCILPDFCLPAATSPSLSTLGPLGAGPVDDMSIANFHAGAAPGTTNIVTGRNKATPMQIRCKFGSLGTTKGQFNSPHGFCLGVDEEIIVADTNNHRIEVFDKTGTLKFQFGVPGKEEGQLWYPRKVAVMHTNGKFVVCDRGNERSRMQIFSKCGHFMRKIAIRYIDIVAGLAVTSKGHIVAVDSVSPTVFVISEDGELVRWFDCSDYMREPSDIAIRDNDFYVCDFKGHCVAVFQEDGTFQYRIGNEKVTCFPNGIDISNAGDILIGDSHGNRFHVACYSRDGILQSEFECPHVKVSRCCGLKITSEGYVVTLAKNNHHVLVLNTLYVH encoded by the exons ATGGCATCACTCGAGGAACAACCAATTTCTACGATCACCGCCATTTCCACCTTTGATCCCGCTACCACCAATACCTCTACTGATATCACTTCGACCACATCCAACAACTCTTCCGGTACTGCTGTTGCCAACTCACTGGTTGGCAACTCGCTGGTGTCATCATTGGAGCCCGATTTTGGCATTACCGCTTGTGCTGAGAAGCAACTGCTGACCCCCATCGTCAATAATTTGAGTGCCGGAGGCAACAACACAGGCGCGTCCAATATTAATACGAACGCTACGTCTACTGGTGTGGCTGTTGATTCTATCGTGGAGAAGCTTGTGAGTTCGCTAACACTGGACATGGACAACGAACCGATTGGTAGTGGCAACACAACGTTGTCACGTGAATTTAACGGTAACGGAGTTGTGGCCAGCGATCATAAGAGCGTGTCTTCGCGTTCGTCCTCCTTGGCTGGTACTATGTTTAGCGAGGTATTCGAGAATAAAGGCAGCGATTTGGAATCGGGTTCGCTTGAGGATTCGTGTGGCTCGTTGGGTGCCGATGGCATGGACAAGAATTGCAAGATCTGCAG CTCGCGCTTAGTATCACCTCGTGTGCTCTCATGCCTCCATGTTTTTTGCGAATCTTGTTTGTTGAAATTGCTTACAGACGAGTCGAATGGCAATTCCTCATCGGCTTCATCCACTACTTCGACCGCTGGAGAACTAATGCCACCATTGAAATCTGTTATCGAGTGTCCCACTTGCAAGCAAGTGACTATG ATTGGCTCCAAGGGCATTGAATCATTGACATGCGATTATATTTTGACCAATATTCTTGATCTCTCCACCATCGAATCGGAGCAGCTGTCGTGCACTTCTTGCAAGAGCAAAGAGAAAGCCATATCACGTTGCAGCGAGTGCGCCAATTTCTTATGTAGCGGTTGTGATAATGCCCACAAGTATATGCGTTGCTTCGAGAATCATGAGGTGGTCAAGCTTGAGGACTTACAGAAGGCTACAGCCGACAAACCATTGACCATCCATAAGCCGCTTTTCTGCAATGTGCATACTGCTGAAAATCTAAAGTATTATTGCTTCAATTGCCAGATTCCGGTTTGCAACGATTGTTTAATTGCCGATCATAAAGGTAGTGAGCATCATTACGATCTTATCGCTATGGCCGAGAAGTCGGTGCGTGTTGATGTCGAGAACTTGATGAAGGAAGCTAAATCAAAG GTGCAATATTGCGATGCTGCTGCTTCAAATCTATCCAGCGCTCTCACTGAGCTTCAATCTCAACACGATTCGGCACGTGCCCGCATCGAGGAGACCTATCAGAATTACAAGaagattttggaaaaatgtcgcgATCAATCACTTACCGAATTAGGCAAATTGCACTCGGAACGGGAACTTAAAATTATGGATTTGTTGCAGAACATCGAGAACACCAGCGGTAAAATCGATAGCACCTGCAAGTTTACGATGCGTGTACTGGAGCAGGCCAATGGCGCCGAGTTTCTCTCAATGAAAATGCTAATAAGCACTCAATTTATAAATCTCATTAGTAGTACACCCAAATGTGACATTAACTACTCGCTGACTTTTGACACGAAAACCGAGAAGTTCGAACAAGTCGCCCAGGAGACGTTCGGAAAATTCCGCACCGAATCCACGCCTCCTTCACCGAAGGAGAGTACACCGCCACCAACTTTACCCGGCATGCCACCCACCATGATGAGCAGCCGTAATGGTGGCATGAATACTTGTGGCTCACAAGGGCAGTTGGCTGGTGGCAGTTCTGTTACTGCCAGCAGCCCAATATCGCTGCCTACATCCATGCAGAGCTCTTTTGATGGTGATTTCTCGGTACTAGGCAATGGATTCCTAATGCCCAATGTGATGGCTCCTGATTCCCCACCACATCAGCCACCCACTTTGCACCATCAAATttcgcaacagcaacaactaccACTACCACCACCAAGCCAACCACCAGTACATGGGGTTAATGGTGTTAGAGGCTTCGAAGGTGGTGTTAACTGTGTCAATGCTGTCGGTATGTCTGGTTCAGGTATTGCCAACGGCTTGAACGCGCTTTCTGGCGGGCACGGTCCCATTCATGGCCACAATCAAGGCCAAGGTCATGGTCACGGTCATGGCCATAATGCTGGTGGCTCCAATCCGCTGAGTGGACCTGGTAATAATTTAAATGTTGGTTTGAACAGCAATACATTGGGCAATGGGATAAACGCGTCACTTAACCAAGGCCTCAACGGACTCAACGGTGGTACTAGCGGTATGAACGGCGGTCTTAACGGCAACCTCAATGCTGGACTTAATGGGCCAGCAAATGGTGTCGGTGTTGGTGGTGGTGCACCACCACCAAGCGCTTACAACAGTATTCTTGAGTATAATTTGTCACGTCTTGCCAGCCTAACTGAGGCAACACCAGATGTTGCCCTAAACGATGCTTTAGTGGGCCCAGGTGCTGGCGCTGGTGGTCACCACCAGGCGGTAGTACCAGCATCGTCATCGCAAAATCAACAAATCTCATTGGCAGATATACTCTCAGGTGATCAGCGCGCCTTTAACAATTTACAAGCACTTGCCAAAATGGGGCTCAATAACAATG TAGATTTTCACACAGACATGAATCAGCTTTTATCGAGCGGAGCTTCACCCGGAATTGATTGTATATTACCAGATTTCTGCCTACCCGCAGCCACATCGCCCAGCCTCTCAACACTTGGGCCACTTGGTGCTGGACCCGTCGACGACATGTCGATTGCAAATTTCCATGCTGGTGCCGCACCAGGCACAACCAACATCGTTACCGGGCGCAACAAAGCCACACCAATGCAGATTCGTTGCAAATTCGGTTCACTTGGCACCACCAAAGGCCAATTTAATTCACCACATGGTTTTTGTTTGGGCGTCGACGAGGAGATTATTGTCGCCGATACGAATAATCATCGCATTGAAGTTTTTGACAAAACCGGCACACTGAAATTCCAATTTGGCGTACCTGGCAAAGAGGAAGGTCAACTGTGGTATCCACGTAAGGTGGCTGTCATGCATACCAATGGAAAATTTGTCGTCTGTGATCGCGGCAATGAACGTTCACGTATGCAGATCTTCTCAAAATGCGGACACTTTATGCGTAAGATTGCCATCAG ATACATTGATATCGTCGCTGGCTTGGCCGTAACCTCGAAGGGCCATATTGTGGCTGTAGATAGTGTTTCACCAACAGTGTTCGTCATATCGGAGGATGGTGAACTGGTGCGTTGGTTTGATTGCAGTGACTATATGCGTGAACCTTCGGATATTGCCATACGAG ACAACGATTTCTATGTATGCGACTTCAAAGGTCATTGCGTTGCTGTCTTCCAAGAAGATGGTACTTTCCAATATCGCATCGGCAATGAGAAAGTCACCTGCTTCCCAAATGGTATTGATATTTCCAATGCCGGTGATATTTTGATTGGTGACTCACATGGCAATCGCTTCCACGTAGCCTGCTATTCGCGCGATGGTATTTTACAATCGGAATTTGAGTGTCCACATGTTAAG GTTTCACGCTGTTGTGGCTTAAAGATAACCTCCGAAGGTTATGTAGTCACTTTGGCCAAGAACAATCACCATGTGTTAGTACTTAATACGCTCTACGTTCACTGA
- the LOC128857834 gene encoding uncharacterized protein LOC128857834 yields MNVSNSGIGGSGGGGGSGSGSSSASIYENAAGYSIVAGNSATINNRYTSNSGSNNHNASKDHHHAYQQQQQQYNHQQPHNHHHHGTHHYQQPQQQQHQHNLNSVGNNTTTGNISSAVHNNSQTHSVGNALQRPTENKSSLWLMMNGGGGGGGGAANNSGQHNIGSCVGVAADRTLPQPPPHVQH; encoded by the coding sequence ATGAATGTATCCAACAGCGGCATTGGTGGCagtggcggtggcggtggtAGTGGCAGTGGCAGTAGCAGCGCCAGCATCTATGAAAATGCTGCTGGCTACAGTATTGTCGCAGGTAATAGTGCAACCATCAACAATAGATACACATCGAATAGCGGCAGCAATAATCACAATGCCAGTAAAGATCATCACCACGCttatcagcagcagcagcaacaatacaACCACCAGCAGCCGCATAATCACCATCATCATGGAACTCACCATTATcagcaaccacaacaacaacaacatcagcacAATTTGAACAGTGTTGGCAACAACACCACTACCGGTAACATTAGCAGCGCCGTTCACAACAACAGTCAAACGCATAGCGTTGGCAATGCGCTACAACGTCCAACAGAGAATAAATCAAGTCTCTGGTTGATGATGAATGGTGGAGGTGGAGGTGGAGGCGGGGCTGCCAACAACAGTGGGCAGCACAACATAGGTAGTTGTGTTGGTGTTGCCGCAGACAGAACTTTGCCACAACCACCACCGCACGTGCAACACTAA
- the LOC128857833 gene encoding brain tumor protein isoform X2 yields the protein MASLEEQPISTITAISTFDPATTNTSTDITSTTSNNSSGTAVANSLVGNSLVSSLEPDFGITACAEKQLLTPIVNNLSAGGNNTGASNINTNATSTGVAVDSIVEKLVSSLTLDMDNEPIGSGNTTLSREFNGNGVVASDHKSVSSRSSSLAGTMFSEVFENKGSDLESGSLEDSCGSLGADGMDKNCKICSSRLVSPRVLSCLHVFCESCLLKLLTDESNGNSSSASSTTSTAGELMPPLKSVIECPTCKQVTMIGSKGIESLTCDYILTNILDLSTIESEQLSCTSCKSKEKAISRCSECANFLCSGCDNAHKYMRCFENHEVVKLEDLQKATADKPLTIHKPLFCNVHTAENLKYYCFNCQIPVCNDCLIADHKGSEHHYDLIAMAEKSVRVDVENLMKEAKSKVQYCDAAASNLSSALTELQSQHDSARARIEETYQNYKKILEKCRDQSLTELGKLHSERELKIMDLLQNIENTSGKIDSTCKFTMRVLEQANGAEFLSMKMLISTQFINLISSTPKCDINYSLTFDTKTEKFEQVAQETFGKFRTESTPPSPKESTPPPTLPGMPPTMMSSRNGGMNTCGSQGQLAGGSSVTASSPISLPTSMQSSFDGDFSVLGNGFLMPNVMAPDSPPHQPPTLHHQISQQQQLPLPPPSQPPVHGVNGVRGFEGGVNCVNAVGMSGSGIANGLNALSGGHGPIHGHNQGQGHGHGHGHNAGGSNPLSGPGNNLNVGLNSNTLGNGINASLNQGLNGLNGGTSGMNGGLNGNLNAGLNGPANGVGVGGGAPPPSAYNSILEYNLSRLASLTEATPDVALNDALVGPGAGAGGHHQAVVPASSSQNQQISLADILSGDQRAFNNLQALAKMGLNNNDFHTDMNQLLSSGASPGIDCILPDFCLPAATSPSLSTLGPLGAGPVDDMSIANFHAGAAPGTTNIVTGRNKATPMQIRCKFGSLGTTKGQFNSPHGFCLGVDEEIIVADTNNHRIEVFDKTGTLKFQFGVPGKEEGQLWYPRKVAVMHTNGKFVVCDRGNERSRMQIFSKCGHFMRKIAIRYIDIVAGLAVTSKGHIVAVDSVSPTVFVISEDGELVRWFDCSDYMREPSDIAIRDNDFYVCDFKGHCVAVFQEDGTFQYRIGNEKVTCFPNGIDISNAGDILIGDSHGNRFHVACYSRDGILQSEFECPHVKVSRCCGLKITSEGYVVTLAKNNHHVLVLNTLYVH from the exons ATGGCATCACTCGAGGAACAACCAATTTCTACGATCACCGCCATTTCCACCTTTGATCCCGCTACCACCAATACCTCTACTGATATCACTTCGACCACATCCAACAACTCTTCCGGTACTGCTGTTGCCAACTCACTGGTTGGCAACTCGCTGGTGTCATCATTGGAGCCCGATTTTGGCATTACCGCTTGTGCTGAGAAGCAACTGCTGACCCCCATCGTCAATAATTTGAGTGCCGGAGGCAACAACACAGGCGCGTCCAATATTAATACGAACGCTACGTCTACTGGTGTGGCTGTTGATTCTATCGTGGAGAAGCTTGTGAGTTCGCTAACACTGGACATGGACAACGAACCGATTGGTAGTGGCAACACAACGTTGTCACGTGAATTTAACGGTAACGGAGTTGTGGCCAGCGATCATAAGAGCGTGTCTTCGCGTTCGTCCTCCTTGGCTGGTACTATGTTTAGCGAGGTATTCGAGAATAAAGGCAGCGATTTGGAATCGGGTTCGCTTGAGGATTCGTGTGGCTCGTTGGGTGCCGATGGCATGGACAAGAATTGCAAGATCTGCAG CTCGCGCTTAGTATCACCTCGTGTGCTCTCATGCCTCCATGTTTTTTGCGAATCTTGTTTGTTGAAATTGCTTACAGACGAGTCGAATGGCAATTCCTCATCGGCTTCATCCACTACTTCGACCGCTGGAGAACTAATGCCACCATTGAAATCTGTTATCGAGTGTCCCACTTGCAAGCAAGTGACTATG ATTGGCTCCAAGGGCATTGAATCATTGACATGCGATTATATTTTGACCAATATTCTTGATCTCTCCACCATCGAATCGGAGCAGCTGTCGTGCACTTCTTGCAAGAGCAAAGAGAAAGCCATATCACGTTGCAGCGAGTGCGCCAATTTCTTATGTAGCGGTTGTGATAATGCCCACAAGTATATGCGTTGCTTCGAGAATCATGAGGTGGTCAAGCTTGAGGACTTACAGAAGGCTACAGCCGACAAACCATTGACCATCCATAAGCCGCTTTTCTGCAATGTGCATACTGCTGAAAATCTAAAGTATTATTGCTTCAATTGCCAGATTCCGGTTTGCAACGATTGTTTAATTGCCGATCATAAAGGTAGTGAGCATCATTACGATCTTATCGCTATGGCCGAGAAGTCGGTGCGTGTTGATGTCGAGAACTTGATGAAGGAAGCTAAATCAAAG GTGCAATATTGCGATGCTGCTGCTTCAAATCTATCCAGCGCTCTCACTGAGCTTCAATCTCAACACGATTCGGCACGTGCCCGCATCGAGGAGACCTATCAGAATTACAAGaagattttggaaaaatgtcgcgATCAATCACTTACCGAATTAGGCAAATTGCACTCGGAACGGGAACTTAAAATTATGGATTTGTTGCAGAACATCGAGAACACCAGCGGTAAAATCGATAGCACCTGCAAGTTTACGATGCGTGTACTGGAGCAGGCCAATGGCGCCGAGTTTCTCTCAATGAAAATGCTAATAAGCACTCAATTTATAAATCTCATTAGTAGTACACCCAAATGTGACATTAACTACTCGCTGACTTTTGACACGAAAACCGAGAAGTTCGAACAAGTCGCCCAGGAGACGTTCGGAAAATTCCGCACCGAATCCACGCCTCCTTCACCGAAGGAGAGTACACCGCCACCAACTTTACCCGGCATGCCACCCACCATGATGAGCAGCCGTAATGGTGGCATGAATACTTGTGGCTCACAAGGGCAGTTGGCTGGTGGCAGTTCTGTTACTGCCAGCAGCCCAATATCGCTGCCTACATCCATGCAGAGCTCTTTTGATGGTGATTTCTCGGTACTAGGCAATGGATTCCTAATGCCCAATGTGATGGCTCCTGATTCCCCACCACATCAGCCACCCACTTTGCACCATCAAATttcgcaacagcaacaactaccACTACCACCACCAAGCCAACCACCAGTACATGGGGTTAATGGTGTTAGAGGCTTCGAAGGTGGTGTTAACTGTGTCAATGCTGTCGGTATGTCTGGTTCAGGTATTGCCAACGGCTTGAACGCGCTTTCTGGCGGGCACGGTCCCATTCATGGCCACAATCAAGGCCAAGGTCATGGTCACGGTCATGGCCATAATGCTGGTGGCTCCAATCCGCTGAGTGGACCTGGTAATAATTTAAATGTTGGTTTGAACAGCAATACATTGGGCAATGGGATAAACGCGTCACTTAACCAAGGCCTCAACGGACTCAACGGTGGTACTAGCGGTATGAACGGCGGTCTTAACGGCAACCTCAATGCTGGACTTAATGGGCCAGCAAATGGTGTCGGTGTTGGTGGTGGTGCACCACCACCAAGCGCTTACAACAGTATTCTTGAGTATAATTTGTCACGTCTTGCCAGCCTAACTGAGGCAACACCAGATGTTGCCCTAAACGATGCTTTAGTGGGCCCAGGTGCTGGCGCTGGTGGTCACCACCAGGCGGTAGTACCAGCATCGTCATCGCAAAATCAACAAATCTCATTGGCAGATATACTCTCAGGTGATCAGCGCGCCTTTAACAATTTACAAGCACTTGCCAAAATGGGGCTCAATAACAATG ATTTTCACACAGACATGAATCAGCTTTTATCGAGCGGAGCTTCACCCGGAATTGATTGTATATTACCAGATTTCTGCCTACCCGCAGCCACATCGCCCAGCCTCTCAACACTTGGGCCACTTGGTGCTGGACCCGTCGACGACATGTCGATTGCAAATTTCCATGCTGGTGCCGCACCAGGCACAACCAACATCGTTACCGGGCGCAACAAAGCCACACCAATGCAGATTCGTTGCAAATTCGGTTCACTTGGCACCACCAAAGGCCAATTTAATTCACCACATGGTTTTTGTTTGGGCGTCGACGAGGAGATTATTGTCGCCGATACGAATAATCATCGCATTGAAGTTTTTGACAAAACCGGCACACTGAAATTCCAATTTGGCGTACCTGGCAAAGAGGAAGGTCAACTGTGGTATCCACGTAAGGTGGCTGTCATGCATACCAATGGAAAATTTGTCGTCTGTGATCGCGGCAATGAACGTTCACGTATGCAGATCTTCTCAAAATGCGGACACTTTATGCGTAAGATTGCCATCAG ATACATTGATATCGTCGCTGGCTTGGCCGTAACCTCGAAGGGCCATATTGTGGCTGTAGATAGTGTTTCACCAACAGTGTTCGTCATATCGGAGGATGGTGAACTGGTGCGTTGGTTTGATTGCAGTGACTATATGCGTGAACCTTCGGATATTGCCATACGAG ACAACGATTTCTATGTATGCGACTTCAAAGGTCATTGCGTTGCTGTCTTCCAAGAAGATGGTACTTTCCAATATCGCATCGGCAATGAGAAAGTCACCTGCTTCCCAAATGGTATTGATATTTCCAATGCCGGTGATATTTTGATTGGTGACTCACATGGCAATCGCTTCCACGTAGCCTGCTATTCGCGCGATGGTATTTTACAATCGGAATTTGAGTGTCCACATGTTAAG GTTTCACGCTGTTGTGGCTTAAAGATAACCTCCGAAGGTTATGTAGTCACTTTGGCCAAGAACAATCACCATGTGTTAGTACTTAATACGCTCTACGTTCACTGA